Genomic DNA from Manihot esculenta cultivar AM560-2 chromosome 15, M.esculenta_v8, whole genome shotgun sequence:
TATAATCCAAACTGCAAATGTGTAAAATAAGCCATCACCTAATGATAGAGCTGCTAAATctcataattatattaataactaTTATAACCTAAATATACACTCTTAAGAAGACCAAAGCAGATGGCAAAGTAAAACCTAAGataatgagagaaaaaaaaaaacagcatcTAGAATTATAATACAATAATAGAATTGATCGTCTTGAGGTAAGaaacaaatcaaaattaaaacagGAGTTACAATAATCTGACCTTTTGGAGTTTCTCTAAGATGGAATCCTCATATGCCTTGTAACCAGTGCCCACCAAACTATTTAGCCGAGCAGATTCCACAGGCTGTTGCACACTTGGAAACTCTGTTGTGGTAGCCGGTTTAATAGGTACAACTAGAAGAGGATTAGATAGAGAGCCAGAAACAGTTCCCATTGCGGCAACCTATCAAGAAAAAACACTCATATAATGATTAGGAAGATGCCAAAATGCAGatgagaaaaatatattaaggaTAAATAAGGTTGTAGTTATATACTTACAGCTGCTTCTTTAGTTGCCATTTGAACAAGTGCAGAGCGCTTTTTCTTGGAACTGCTGATTACCACATCCTCAACCTCACCAAATCTTGAAAACAACTCTTTCAACCTTTCTGAGGTATAATCCTCACCACCTTTGTCCCAAGAAACCTTAAGCATCTTCTCCCTATCTGGATTACTCGCTCTCTCCTTTGTCACACCTTCTGTCTCTGTCTTCAAAGTTGATGCTGCAGGTGCTCCTTTATTTGCATGCATTGCACGTATTCTTGCTATCTCTTCTTTAAGCTTCCTAACAATCCTATCCTCTTCCTCCCGAGCCCTGGCAGCAGGGTCTGGTGAAAAGGCAGACCGCTCTCTTTCTTCAAGATCAGAAACCATCTTTTGTCTCTTGGAATCCTTTTGAGATGTGCGAAAATGCCTCTCCCTCTTAACTCGAAGCAAATCATCAAATAATGATCGTGCTTTCTCATCTTTGAGAATCTCATATGAACGCTTAAGCTTTTGGAAATTTTCATTGGCATTCGGATCATCTGGTCTTTTATCCGGATGCAAGTCCAACGCCTTCAACTTATAAGCTTTTGATATCTCCTTCTCTGTAAGCTTAGCCCCCTCCTCACCTGAGGGTAGCCCCAAAACCTTATAATGATCAAGGTCAAGATCCATTCTCTGTCACAATATATACCTAAGCTTCAAGaggaaaatatgaatttatttatcaGATCCAATCAAGAAAATTTAAGAACAAAATCTGAGTTTTTATGAATGATGCTACTGATAAAGACTACAAAATAACCTTATAGAATTCCCATGCAAACTTTTTCAGGGTTATTCTATATTTGTGGGATGATTGTAACCTTGTTTGGATCATGCTTtttcatggttatgtaatgtattgttCCATAGATAATCATAGATAACCACAGATAACCATGTTTGGGAATATTGTGTTGTATATTGTATGTTTTTTTGTGGTTAAATTCCATGAttataaaaccatgaaaactaaTAGATTCTTTAACCACCAAATTGGTGGTTTTGaattgttataaaaattttatttcttcttttgcCCTCATATGTTTTACATATGGCCAATTTACCCTTGCaacaattatttatttcaaCTAACCAAACCAACTTCTCCAACCTAATAATCACTCATTAATATATCATTTTGTGAAAGTCATACTATTATCAAatgtttaatatattaaatatgatttttttttttttaaaaaaaaggaaaagtctTTGTGAAGTAGAATAAATATAAGgcgtattaaattattaaaagtgaGAAAGTAATGATCAAATTGCATATAAAAATGAATGGGGATTTaggtaatttaattattattaaaataaggaaaattaactatttagtcCTTGTAGTATGGCAAAACTCACTAGTTGATccctttattttgaaaaatgtattaaaaagtCACTAACAtcttaaaaagtctactaattagtccaTCTACAAGGGAttcattaataaactttttaaaattttgaggaACTAATGGgtgaaattttcaaaattatacactaaaaaaccattaaaattatcaagggatgttttaatgcatttttaaaACAGAAGAACCAAGTAGTAATTTTCCCTTAGAATAATACTTCACAATCAAACCAAACAAGCAATGGCTATAGAACTATGTTAAACTATACAATCTTGCAAATGTTGTAAAGCACAATACATTATGAAACCATACAATGGAAACAATACCATGAAAAACCATACATTAATGAAATTGGAAATCATAATCCAAACGGGGCCTATTTCTACTCAATAAAAATAGAGATGATGACCAAACCCGACCGAAGCCAATTAAATCTTAGTGAATTTGCTGAAACGTGATCACAAATTAGCGGTTTAGTTAAAAAAACCCATACCCAAAGAAAACGCTAACAGaacaacacacaaaaacaacaccATTAAcagataaaaaaatcaaaacccaGCAACAACGTTAAGAGATCAAAAAATGCTCAACAACTCTCAACCAGATGATGTATATTATGATGTATATTAACTTCAACAATTAAGGATCAGATGAGTTGCACAATAATGTGGAACCACCGCgaaaaaaattctattaattcTTAATAAATCAAAATAGGCCAAGCTAACATTTAAATAAACCTACGAAATACTTAATACTTAACTAGAGGAATAAATCAACCTTACTAACAGATCAAACCTGGACTTGAAGGAGAATAACAGACGGCCGAGGAACGGCTTGAGATGAGGACGGCGCTGGAGTCGAGCACGTCGAGGAACGGCTGGAGAGAGGACGGCGATAAGAGCCAGGAGAGGATGGCTGGGGGCGGGGAACGGCGATGAGGGAAATGCTGGAGGTCGAGCGGCTGGACTGGAACTGAATAATCGAGAATGGGATTTCGGGGTGGGCGGCTGTGGTTCTTTTGTtgagataaattataaattagagGTCTTAGGGTTTGTTTGTGAGATATTTATTACACATCGAAATCATAATATTTTGGAAGGTTTACAATACTGCATTTTCATAAAtctatcttatttttttatttattattactgttaaaaatataataaaaataaattatttttttcttcagtttttttaacactatttttttttattttaatgattcTTCTACTCgcctcttcttcctctttttttttttttttttcatctccaaccttattttctttatatttttaaagaaaaaaaaattatttcattaacaaaaataaaaaaataattttttactattttttttaaaaaaataaaaagattttaataaatttttaaaaatataaaaattcactcattaataataataatattaataaattaaataaaaaaatttatttaatgatacaattaaatttaaaaatttttatcacattattcatttattttttaataaaaaaaaataaaataatgatttcattcacgaaaaaaaatattttaataaaatttttaaaatataaaattaatttattaataatgataatatttaaaaattaaataataattttttagttattttttcattttaatttttcatgaaatataattttttatttattttttaattatttaaattttaaatatattaaatgttattaaatattaaaaatattttaaaaaatttaaaaataaaatataattataatagttaatttatatattattatatgctttcaaaaaaattatatattattataatataaaaaataaaattagacaataattttaaaaaaataaataaattaataaaaattatggaaatGAAGTAATAGTTGTTGTTTTATTAGGAGAAACTCGTGGTAAGGGCGATACTAACtttttaacttaattttaatgttattctaattttatttctttttaaataatgattataaattaatattattagattaactttttaattatattgattaaataaatattctcTTGTACGAATATAATTGATCAATAATACACtataaaaaaacataattttcaatattaatattactatttatcctataatttttatttaatataaagaaAGGAAAGCCAATCTTCGTTAtttttatgttatgtaagaggaaAAAAACAATAGCAAccaattttgtttattttaattaatattttttaataaggcattaattatattttttaaaattatcaattttattaaaaaaatcagacAATCAAGTcatatcaaaaaatttaaaaaaactaaataaaaattttaacataacattataaatatagtttgaactaaatattaaaatgaacaTAATATATAGTCGTCctaattatagaaaataatatatagtgtGAAAGATAAATAGaagtatatgaaaaatattaataaatgagatattaaaaattatttaaataataaatacttgatataaattaacaataattcatttgaaaataatatatataatttttagaaaacTATAATATACAAACCTATCTGATGTGGTGGTAAAATTTTATAGATCTCCCTACGGTTTAAATATTACAAATGAcaataataattactaatatTTATGGATATTCAAAATTTATCGTGAGGCAtaaatatgaatatatttattaattttaattcagattaaaaaaaagaatatatgtaaaaaaatattaatattatatttaatattaataatgtaatatttaaattataaaaatatatgctCTCGAGAGATTTCAAATACTACTTAAcaatttcttattaaaaaaattataaaaacatataattaataaataatttgtatgaaaataatatatagtagTTGTATAATCATTGGATCGAGTACCCGCAAAACCCGTCCGTCACACCAATTGGACCCGGCCGGGTTTGTCTGCTGCTGGATATTGGAAACCGAAACCCAATAGATCCGGTTAAAACAAGAACCTGATGAGCTGCTAAATAGCGCTCATCCATCCCCTCTGCTGCTCTCAATAGGTAGCAATGGCGCACGTGCTTTCCCTCCATCTTTATCTCTCTGCAGATGCCAGTAAAACTTCTCCTCCTATGCCGCTCAAGTTTTCCAAGAGAACCAACAAACACAACAAATCGATTTCTGCTCCTAGAAAACGTATGTTGTTATTTTGCATGTTTAGAAAATTagtaagataatttttttttcccttgttTGTGGAAGAATGCATTTTCTGGTTGTTTCAGTTGTTTGTTGTTGTATAGCTTCTTTAGGATTAGAATTTCTTCTTCTGTCCTAATTTTGGGACGCTTGCGACTATGAATTTTGGTGTAGTTGATGATAGTTGACAGTTAATTACCGTTATTTTGTTTGAATTTTCAGGCCCTCCCAGTCCCTTGCGCAGAACCCAGAAATTGAATTTGGAGGTCTCCCCTCATAGAGCTGGTATTTAAGTCCTCTCCCTGTATATATATGGGATAAGTACAAAAAAAAATCCAGGGTCTGCATTACTGCAATTTgttttaattgttaattaaaaagagaaaatataaaaaaaaatatcatcgtTTACAGTGCGGGTACTTTTTCCCTATATATACATACAGGTATGCACGTGTCGTGCCAGT
This window encodes:
- the LOC110601873 gene encoding dnaJ homolog subfamily C member 17, which translates into the protein MDLDLDHYKVLGLPSGEEGAKLTEKEISKAYKLKALDLHPDKRPDDPNANENFQKLKRSYEILKDEKARSLFDDLLRVKRERHFRTSQKDSKRQKMVSDLEERERSAFSPDPAARAREEEDRIVRKLKEEIARIRAMHANKGAPAASTLKTETEGVTKERASNPDREKMLKVSWDKGGEDYTSERLKELFSRFGEVEDVVISSSKKKRSALVQMATKEAAVAAMGTVSGSLSNPLLVVPIKPATTTEFPSVQQPVESARLNSLVGTGYKAYEDSILEKLQKAAAAKNQK